From the Thamnophis elegans isolate rThaEle1 chromosome 11, rThaEle1.pri, whole genome shotgun sequence genome, one window contains:
- the LIPT1 gene encoding lipoyltransferase 1, mitochondrial, translating into MIIQFSWKKCFPLYCVLKVPAAGFKSTKERGLILQSVSQDVYQNLALEDWIHDNMDLEKRHVLLLWRNSSAVVIGRHQNPWQECNLGIMRQKGIKLARRRSGGGAVYHDKGNINLTFFTDRKKYERIENLKLVVKALKSLRPQLDVHATERYDLLLNKTFKISGTAAKLGRTAAYHHCTLLYSTDKLVLTSALKTPNSGIQSNATPSVPALVRNLYEEDPTLTCEMLMEAIAGEYASHHHIENHIHVINPADETEFPGINNTAIELKAWNWLYGKTPKFKISTSFNIGHEESNVEIQISMDIKNGNIETCQIDVPQNWLPLDVCVELRNSLIGNRFCPNENTAVTTALLRMWANSTLHSKLHILCEKIITLM; encoded by the coding sequence ATGATAATACAGTTCTCATGGAAGAAATGTTTCCCATTATATTGTGTCCTCAAAGTTCCAGCTGCTGGCTTCAAAAGCACAAAGGAAAGAGGGCTTATCCTACAGTCTGTGTCTCAGGATGTCTACCAGAATTTAGCATTAGAGGATTGGATCCATGATAACATGGATTTAGAGAAGAGGCACGTTCTTCTCCTCTGGAGAAATTCTTCTGCTGTAGTGATTGGTCGACATCAGAATCCCTGGCAGGAATGTAACCTTGGAATCATGAGGCAGAAGGGTATAAAACTTGCTCgaagaagaagtggaggaggtGCAGTTTACCATGACAAAGGCAACATTAATCTAACTTTTTTCACtgacagaaaaaaatatgaaagaattGAAAATTTAAAACTCGTTGTTAAAGCTTTGAAGTCCCTGCGACCCCAGCTAGATGTTCATGCTACTGAGAGATATGATCTCTTGTTAAACAAAACCTTTAAAATTTCAGGAACTGCTGCGAAATTAGGAAGAACAGCTGCTTATCACCACTGCACTTTGTTATACAGTACTGATAAATTGGTTCTAACATCTGCGTTAAAGACTCCTAATAGTGGAATCCAAAGTAATGCCACACCAAGTGTGCCTGCATTAGTGAGAAATCTCTATGAAGAAGATCCCACATTAACTTGTGAAATGCTTATGGAAGCCATTGCTGGCGAATACGCTTCACATCATCACATTGAAAACCATATCCATGTTATAAATCCAGCCGATGAAACAGAATTCCCTGGGATTAACAACACAGCCATAGAACTAAAAGCCTGGAATTGGCTATATGGaaaaacaccaaagttcaaaatcaGCACATCCTTTAATATAGGACATGAGGAATCCAATGTTGAAATTCAGATAAGTATGGATATAAAGAATGGTAACATTGAAACTTGCCAAATAGATGTCCCTCAGAACTGGCTGCCACTGGATGTGTGTGTTGAACTCAGGAACAGCCTAATTGGCAATAGGTTTTGCCCAAATGAAAACACTGCCGTGACAACTGCTTTGCTAAGAATGTGGGCAAATTCTACATTACACAGCAAATTGCATATCTTATGTGAGAAGATAATAACATTAATGTAA